A stretch of the Saccharolobus caldissimus genome encodes the following:
- a CDS encoding transketolase C-terminal domain-containing protein: protein MLQITKRITAMVGNHAVAYAVKQAKPQILAVFPITPQTTMLEKLAEYIDSGQLKAELIKVESEHSAMASIYGAAVAGARVFTATSSQGLLYMTEMFYWAGGQRVPIVAAIATRAIAEPWSIWDDHQDFVSKRDAIWIMTMAENVQDAYDLTIQAFRISEDKRVLLPVMMGFDGFILTHTMERLEVLDDETVDMFLPKRDYNLIDFNDPVNVGPIVTPDNYIKYRYEAKKAMDRAKEVIEEIAKEYEKISGRKQYGLIECYMCEDAEYVFLAMGAWVGDAREAVKRLRSRGNKVGLIKIRTFRPFPKERLVEKLRSVRGVIVFDRAYSFGSGGVLASDVKSALYNSGIDVMSVIAGIGGKTVRPLHFEKVMEEVLEGKRFEERWLYE from the coding sequence ATGTTACAGATAACTAAGAGAATTACCGCAATGGTAGGAAACCACGCAGTAGCCTATGCTGTAAAGCAGGCAAAACCGCAAATTCTTGCAGTTTTCCCAATAACGCCACAGACTACGATGTTAGAGAAGTTAGCTGAATATATAGATAGTGGACAACTAAAGGCTGAGCTAATTAAGGTGGAGAGTGAACACTCTGCAATGGCGTCAATCTACGGAGCTGCAGTAGCTGGAGCTAGAGTGTTTACAGCTACTTCATCTCAAGGTCTCCTATATATGACAGAGATGTTTTATTGGGCTGGAGGACAGAGAGTACCTATTGTTGCTGCAATAGCTACTAGAGCAATAGCTGAACCTTGGAGTATATGGGACGATCATCAAGATTTCGTAAGTAAAAGGGACGCTATTTGGATAATGACCATGGCTGAAAATGTACAAGATGCTTATGATTTGACAATTCAAGCTTTTAGAATATCTGAGGATAAGAGAGTATTATTGCCAGTAATGATGGGTTTCGATGGCTTCATATTAACACACACTATGGAGAGGTTAGAGGTATTAGATGATGAGACAGTAGACATGTTCCTGCCTAAAAGAGATTATAACTTAATAGACTTTAACGATCCTGTAAATGTAGGTCCCATAGTTACTCCAGATAATTACATAAAGTATAGATATGAGGCTAAAAAGGCTATGGATAGAGCTAAGGAGGTTATAGAGGAAATTGCTAAGGAATATGAGAAGATAAGTGGTAGAAAACAATACGGATTAATAGAGTGTTATATGTGTGAAGATGCAGAATACGTGTTTTTAGCAATGGGAGCATGGGTCGGAGATGCTAGAGAAGCAGTAAAGAGATTAAGAAGTAGGGGAAATAAAGTGGGATTGATAAAAATAAGGACTTTCAGACCTTTCCCTAAGGAGAGATTAGTTGAAAAGTTAAGATCAGTTAGAGGGGTAATAGTTTTTGATAGGGCCTATTCTTTCGGTTCTGGAGGTGTTTTAGCTAGTGATGTTAAATCCGCATTATATAATTCTGGAATAGACGTAATGAGCGTAATAGCTGGAATAGGAGGTAAGACAGTTAGACCTTTACACTTCGAAAAGGTAATGGAGGAGGTTTTAGAGGGTAAAAGGTTTGAAGAGAGGTGGTTATATGAGTGA
- a CDS encoding 4Fe-4S binding protein, which produces MIISRPKIGSAGLTGTWRVERPVIDYSKCTKCRLCVIYCPENTIDLLEGFDVRIDYDYCKGCGVCSQICPAKAITMVPEVK; this is translated from the coding sequence TTGATAATTAGCAGACCTAAAATAGGTTCTGCTGGATTAACAGGTACGTGGAGAGTTGAGAGACCGGTAATAGATTATTCTAAATGCACTAAATGTAGGTTATGTGTAATCTATTGCCCCGAAAATACTATAGACCTATTAGAGGGATTTGACGTTAGGATAGATTACGATTATTGCAAAGGTTGTGGGGTGTGCTCTCAGATATGTCCCGCTAAGGCTATAACTATGGTTCCGGAGGTGAAATGA
- a CDS encoding 2-oxoacid:acceptor oxidoreductase family protein produces the protein MLTEIILRGRGGMGVVTAGEILVKAAVKEDKYGQSIPFFGGERRGAPVVSYVRLSDEPIYMHREVINADLVAVFDSTLFDIVNVFEGLKENGILLANTRNPKRYWKKTFYVNAYDIADKLGLVMAGWRLVNTPMVGAIAKITGLISIRSVEEAIKETFEGKIGELNAEAARLGYEEVREVDN, from the coding sequence ATGTTGACTGAAATAATTCTTAGAGGAAGAGGAGGAATGGGAGTAGTAACGGCTGGAGAAATTTTGGTCAAGGCGGCAGTAAAAGAAGATAAGTACGGGCAATCAATACCCTTCTTTGGAGGGGAAAGAAGAGGAGCACCAGTGGTCTCTTACGTCAGACTCTCAGACGAACCAATATACATGCATAGAGAAGTAATTAACGCGGATTTAGTTGCAGTCTTCGATTCAACACTGTTTGATATAGTAAACGTATTTGAAGGACTTAAAGAAAACGGAATATTATTAGCCAATACGAGAAATCCGAAAAGATACTGGAAAAAGACTTTTTACGTTAATGCGTACGATATAGCTGACAAACTGGGACTGGTAATGGCTGGATGGAGGTTAGTAAACACGCCAATGGTAGGAGCTATAGCAAAAATAACTGGGCTGATATCAATTAGAAGCGTTGAAGAGGCTATAAAGGAGACGTTTGAAGGCAAAATAGGGGAATTAAACGCTGAGGCGGCAAGACTCGGTTACGAGGAGGTGAGAGAAGTTGATAATTAG
- a CDS encoding HEPN domain-containing protein has protein sequence MGSNTHLYTLRLGIAFLEQAKADMEASKILYDKDFYSHALFFLQQSAEKSYKALRLVFQGFLEEVKVRLQKLIDILPDVKNYIEKFIENINNNVLSGKDLDNFLKNTVRHNPAGIIVCDYMSIMRILRSFLDSLLQIIQDLGINVSNNIVTGLRRYKERVIEKEDQVLNMLEGNKRKSYRAIAAYINQNINPPSDKAIYINDPIVVLLNSLRSHGSPQAKMLYSKSYDIALFIRKLYATLHTLFSLNLILSNQYNILRYPGSNTNNVAPHKYFNADCILIKSYKDFYDAISISIERIEALYKIINELIKIDISDIEKMIMDRLQGKYILDNPELKGIIDTLLKIIVGVK, from the coding sequence ATGGGAAGCAATACACATCTTTATACGTTACGTTTAGGTATCGCATTTTTAGAGCAAGCAAAGGCAGATATGGAGGCTAGTAAAATATTATACGATAAAGACTTTTATTCTCACGCTCTTTTCTTCCTTCAGCAGTCTGCAGAGAAATCTTATAAGGCATTAAGATTAGTTTTTCAAGGTTTTTTAGAAGAAGTAAAAGTTAGACTACAGAAACTTATAGATATTTTACCTGATGTGAAGAATTATATCGAAAAATTTATTGAAAATATTAATAACAATGTCTTAAGTGGTAAAGATTTAGATAATTTTTTAAAGAATACAGTTAGACATAATCCAGCAGGTATTATAGTGTGCGATTATATGAGCATTATGCGTATCTTAAGGAGTTTTCTAGATTCGCTGCTCCAAATCATTCAAGATTTAGGCATTAATGTAAGCAATAATATAGTCACAGGATTAAGAAGGTATAAAGAAAGAGTCATAGAAAAAGAAGATCAAGTCCTTAATATGCTAGAAGGTAATAAAAGAAAATCTTATAGAGCTATTGCTGCTTATATTAATCAAAATATTAATCCACCCAGTGATAAAGCTATTTATATTAATGATCCTATAGTAGTGCTCTTGAATAGTTTAAGAAGTCATGGTTCTCCTCAAGCTAAAATGCTTTACAGTAAAAGTTACGATATAGCGCTATTCATAAGGAAACTTTATGCAACGCTTCATACACTCTTTAGTCTTAATTTAATTTTATCTAATCAATATAATATTCTTCGATATCCAGGAAGTAATACAAATAATGTAGCACCTCATAAATATTTTAATGCTGACTGCATTTTAATTAAGAGTTATAAAGATTTTTATGATGCTATCAGTATATCTATTGAAAGGATAGAAGCTCTATATAAAATTATTAATGAACTTATAAAAATTGACATTTCCGATATTGAAAAGATGATAATGGATAGGTTGCAAGGAAAATATATATTGGATAACCCTGAACTTAAAGGTATAATAGATACACTACTCAAAATTATAGTGGGAGTTAAGTAG